From the Actinomycetota bacterium genome, one window contains:
- the ftsH gene encoding ATP-dependent zinc metalloprotease FtsH gives MQLINNRDSGSKDLKFQEFVQAVKSDGVKSVTIDPKDQMMDVVLTDDTKASVGYTTDYPLTQLLLDNNVEFTSKGTGSSMWSSLLISALPILIIVIFWLFLMNQMQGGGNKVMSFGKSRAKRMSVDQPKVTFKDVAGVDEAVEELQEIKEFLENPKKFQNLGAKIPKGVLLYGPPGTGKTLLARGVAGEAGVPFFSISGSDFVEMFVGVGASRVRDLFEQAKQNAPCIIFIDEIDAVGRHRGAGLGGGHDEREQTLNQLLVEMDGFEMKDNVIMIAATNRPDILDPALLRPGRFDRQIVVDRPDRIGREAIIKVHTRGKPLAKDISADVLAAQTPGFTGADLANLVNEAALLAARHGKKEIGMVELEEGIMRVVAGPEKKSRILSGKEKLITAYHEVGHAIVGQLLPNADPIHKVSVISRGQALGYTISLPSEDRFLVSKSELLDRLASMLGGRAAEEIQFNEVTSGAANDLQQATGVAKQMIMRYGMSDKLGPRTFGHNHAQPFLGREFSQEPDYSDEIAQEIDEEIKKIIEGAHHTAQNILLEHKEQLDLITNILVERETLEKEEFEALLEGTSPEEVFREKDAKRAAESADKMKKGTEEVKKKEAAGSPVPKPKGEGQLEAPSYSKAVDSNEAAGGPNS, from the coding sequence ATGCAGTTGATCAATAACCGGGATTCCGGCTCAAAAGATCTGAAATTCCAGGAGTTTGTCCAGGCGGTCAAGAGCGACGGGGTCAAATCCGTCACCATCGATCCCAAGGACCAGATGATGGACGTCGTCCTCACCGACGACACCAAGGCCAGCGTCGGCTACACCACGGATTATCCCCTGACACAACTGCTGCTCGACAACAACGTGGAGTTCACCTCGAAGGGCACTGGCTCGTCCATGTGGTCGTCGCTGCTGATATCAGCCCTGCCGATCCTGATCATTGTCATCTTCTGGCTCTTCCTCATGAATCAGATGCAGGGCGGAGGCAATAAGGTGATGTCCTTCGGCAAGAGCCGGGCCAAACGCATGAGCGTTGACCAGCCCAAGGTCACATTCAAGGACGTCGCCGGCGTCGATGAGGCCGTCGAGGAACTGCAGGAGATCAAGGAATTCCTTGAGAACCCCAAGAAGTTCCAGAACCTCGGCGCCAAGATTCCCAAAGGCGTGTTACTTTACGGACCTCCGGGAACCGGCAAGACTCTGCTGGCGCGCGGCGTCGCGGGAGAAGCGGGCGTTCCCTTCTTCTCCATCAGCGGTTCCGACTTCGTCGAGATGTTCGTCGGCGTGGGGGCCTCGCGAGTTCGCGACCTGTTCGAGCAGGCCAAGCAGAACGCTCCCTGCATCATCTTCATCGATGAGATCGACGCCGTCGGCCGCCATCGCGGCGCCGGCCTCGGCGGCGGTCACGACGAGCGCGAGCAGACCCTCAACCAGTTGCTGGTCGAGATGGACGGCTTCGAGATGAAGGACAACGTCATCATGATCGCGGCCACCAACCGGCCCGACATTCTCGACCCGGCGCTGCTGCGGCCAGGCCGTTTCGACCGCCAGATAGTGGTCGACCGCCCGGACCGTATCGGCCGCGAGGCAATCATCAAGGTTCACACGCGCGGCAAGCCTTTGGCGAAGGACATCAGTGCGGATGTGCTCGCGGCACAGACCCCTGGTTTCACGGGCGCCGATCTGGCGAACCTGGTGAACGAGGCTGCCCTGCTGGCTGCGCGTCACGGCAAGAAAGAGATCGGCATGGTTGAGCTCGAAGAGGGCATCATGCGCGTTGTCGCCGGACCGGAGAAGAAGAGCCGCATCTTAAGCGGCAAGGAAAAACTCATCACCGCCTATCACGAGGTGGGCCACGCCATCGTCGGCCAACTGCTGCCGAACGCCGACCCGATCCACAAGGTCTCGGTCATCAGCCGCGGGCAGGCCCTGGGCTACACCATCTCGCTCCCGAGTGAAGACCGCTTCCTGGTCTCCAAGTCAGAGCTGCTGGACCGCCTGGCGAGCATGCTCGGCGGGCGCGCCGCGGAAGAGATCCAGTTCAACGAGGTCACATCCGGCGCCGCCAACGACCTGCAACAGGCCACCGGTGTTGCCAAGCAGATGATCATGCGGTATGGCATGAGCGACAAGCTCGGCCCCAGGACTTTCGGCCACAATCATGCGCAGCCGTTCCTCGGACGTGAGTTCTCGCAGGAACCTGATTACAGTGACGAGATCGCCCAGGAGATCGACGAGGAGATCAAGAAGATCATCGAGGGCGCCCATCACACGGCGCAGAACATCCTGCTCGAGCACAAGGAGCAGCTCGACCTGATCACCAACATCCTGGTCGAGCGCGAGACGCTCGAGAAGGAAGAGTTCGAGGCTCTGCTCGAAGGCACTTCCCCGGAAGAGGTCTTCAGGGAAAAGGACGCCAAGCGCGCGGCCGAGTCCGCGGACAAGATGAAGAAGGGTACCGAAGAAGTCAAGAAGAAGGAAGCTGCGGGAAGCCCGGTCCCCAAGCCCAAGGGCGAGGGCCAACTGGAGGCCCCCTCATATTCAAAAGCAGTAGATTCCAACGAAGCAGCGGGCGGGCCCAACAGCTGA
- the folB gene encoding dihydroneopterin aldolase, giving the protein MANREHPLRITIKGLEVFAYHGLLPEEKKQGQPFLFDIGLSQKRTAAPETDDIADTVDYAAVCDRVVEVATARSYNLIEKLAAVVADDILENFPAVDRVKVRIAKTSPPIPHPVSQVAVMLKRTRA; this is encoded by the coding sequence ATGGCTAACAGGGAACATCCACTCAGGATCACCATTAAGGGCCTCGAGGTCTTTGCCTATCACGGCTTGCTGCCTGAGGAAAAGAAGCAGGGGCAGCCCTTCCTTTTCGACATCGGGCTGTCGCAGAAGCGGACCGCGGCTCCTGAGACCGACGACATCGCCGACACGGTCGATTACGCGGCCGTCTGTGACCGCGTCGTCGAGGTGGCCACGGCCCGGTCATATAATCTGATAGAGAAACTGGCCGCGGTCGTCGCCGATGACATCCTCGAGAATTTTCCCGCGGTCGACCGGGTCAAGGTGCGCATCGCCAAGACCTCGCCGCCGATCCCACATCCCGTGTCACAGGTCGCCGTCATGCTCAAGAGGACCCGGGCCTGA
- the nadA gene encoding quinolinate synthase NadA translates to MQEELRELAREKNALVIAHNYQRPEVQDAADFTGDSLELSRTAAKTDAEIILFCGVNFMAETAHILSPQKKVLLAELKAGCPMADMITADDLRKMKAEHPEALVVAYVNTSAAVKAETDICCTSANAATVVSNIPADREIIFVPDRNLALYVEKKTGRELIKWDGFCPTHEYITAGTILKAKAEHPEALVVAHPECLPEVQDLADALESTSGMIRFARQSEARTFIIATEMGLNHRLKKENPDKEFISPTKKAICPNMKMTTLSKAIETLRQERYEIRLDEDIRLKALAAVEAMVSYT, encoded by the coding sequence ATGCAGGAAGAGCTCCGCGAGCTCGCGCGCGAGAAGAACGCGCTCGTCATCGCGCACAACTACCAGCGGCCCGAGGTGCAGGACGCGGCCGACTTCACCGGGGACTCCCTCGAGCTCTCCCGGACCGCAGCCAAAACCGACGCTGAGATCATCCTCTTTTGCGGGGTGAATTTCATGGCGGAAACGGCCCATATCCTCTCGCCGCAGAAAAAAGTATTGCTGGCCGAACTCAAGGCCGGCTGTCCGATGGCGGACATGATCACCGCCGACGACCTGCGCAAGATGAAGGCCGAGCATCCCGAGGCTCTCGTCGTCGCCTACGTCAACACCTCCGCCGCGGTCAAGGCGGAGACCGACATCTGCTGCACCAGCGCCAACGCCGCCACCGTGGTCTCGAATATTCCCGCTGACCGCGAGATCATCTTCGTGCCCGACCGCAACCTTGCCCTTTATGTCGAGAAGAAGACCGGCCGCGAGCTTATCAAATGGGACGGTTTTTGCCCGACCCATGAATACATCACCGCCGGGACCATCCTCAAGGCCAAGGCCGAGCATCCCGAGGCGCTGGTCGTCGCCCATCCCGAGTGCCTTCCCGAGGTCCAGGACCTGGCCGACGCCCTGGAGAGCACTTCCGGCATGATCCGTTTCGCCAGGCAGTCCGAAGCCAGGACATTCATCATCGCCACCGAGATGGGGCTCAATCATCGCCTCAAAAAGGAAAATCCCGACAAGGAATTCATCTCGCCCACAAAGAAGGCGATCTGTCCCAACATGAAGATGACCACGCTGTCCAAGGCCATCGAGACCTTGCGCCAGGAGCGGTACGAGATCCGCCTCGACGAGGACATACGCCTCAAGGCGCTGGCCGCCGTCGAAGCCATGGTCTCCTATACCTAA
- the folK gene encoding 2-amino-4-hydroxy-6-hydroxymethyldihydropteridine diphosphokinase — MAEAFLSLGCNIGNCRASLAAALTKLDADPGVKVTRVSSVYITEPVGGIEQPSFLNMASALETGLQPQDLLALCRRIEEELGGREGREHMGPRAIDLDILLYEQLEIAEGVLLLPHPHMLERAFVLEPLAEIAAGVQLPDGTTVGEALRSCGDDHGVEIDSARPQLDWRNEPS; from the coding sequence ATGGCCGAGGCATTCCTCTCGCTCGGCTGCAATATCGGTAACTGCCGGGCCAGCCTGGCAGCTGCCTTGACCAAGCTCGACGCCGACCCCGGCGTAAAAGTGACGCGGGTCTCTTCCGTCTACATCACCGAACCCGTCGGCGGCATCGAGCAGCCGTCGTTTCTCAACATGGCGTCCGCCCTGGAGACCGGGCTGCAGCCGCAGGATCTGCTGGCCCTCTGCCGCCGCATCGAAGAGGAACTCGGCGGCCGCGAGGGGCGCGAGCACATGGGCCCGCGGGCCATCGACCTTGACATTCTTCTATACGAGCAATTAGAAATAGCGGAAGGCGTATTGCTGCTGCCGCATCCGCACATGCTCGAGAGGGCTTTCGTACTGGAACCCCTGGCCGAGATCGCGGCCGGCGTGCAGCTTCCCGATGGCACGACTGTCGGCGAGGCGCTCAGGAGCTGCGGCGACGATCATGGAGTAGAAATAGACAGCGCCCGGCCGCAACTGGACTGGAGGAATGAGCCATCGTAG
- a CDS encoding Crp/Fnr family transcriptional regulator — protein sequence MENETRKSYLKKTPIFSGLSDEELDDVVPYVVRRQLKRNTVVFHENDPATAFYLVKTGRVKIYKVGPDNREQVLSILGEGQIFGDVPAFDGGPYPATAETMTDSEIYLIRSQDFQELVRRYPEIAVKIIRVLGQRLRQSMELVRDLSFKQVPHRLAGLLVKLAGEYGREAGGDSDGVLIDLPLSRQEMADIVGTSRETVTRELKKMEREGLLKVDRRMITIIDSQRLKAWAR from the coding sequence GTGGAAAATGAAACCCGCAAAAGCTATTTAAAAAAGACGCCGATCTTTTCCGGGCTCAGTGACGAGGAGCTGGACGACGTCGTGCCGTACGTGGTCCGGCGGCAGTTGAAGCGAAACACGGTCGTCTTTCATGAGAACGATCCGGCAACGGCGTTCTATCTGGTGAAGACGGGGCGGGTGAAGATATACAAGGTCGGGCCGGACAATCGCGAGCAGGTACTGTCGATCCTGGGCGAAGGGCAGATCTTTGGTGATGTCCCCGCCTTCGACGGCGGGCCCTATCCGGCCACGGCCGAGACCATGACCGATTCCGAGATCTATCTGATCCGCAGCCAGGATTTTCAGGAGCTGGTGCGCCGCTATCCCGAGATAGCGGTCAAGATCATCCGTGTGCTGGGACAGCGCCTGCGGCAATCGATGGAACTGGTGCGCGACCTGTCTTTCAAACAGGTGCCTCACCGCCTGGCGGGGCTGCTGGTCAAACTGGCCGGCGAGTATGGCCGGGAGGCTGGCGGTGACAGTGATGGGGTCCTCATCGATCTGCCGCTATCGCGGCAGGAGATGGCCGATATCGTCGGCACCTCGCGCGAAACCGTCACCAGGGAGCTGAAGAAGATGGAACGCGAGGGCCTGCTGAAAGTCGACCGGCGCATGATCACCATCATCGACTCCCAACGGCTGAAGGCCTGGGCGCGGTAG
- the folP gene encoding dihydropteroate synthase: MGILNVTPDSFHDQGRYGQFYAAVERARQMAAEGAAIIDVGGESTRPGSEPVALEDELARVMPVIEAIVPEVDVPVSVDTSKAGVAHAALAAGARIINDVTALRGDAEMGAVAAEAACPVCLMHMLGEPRTMQNEPHYVDVVNEIKLFFQERIAYATAQGIERQNLILDPGIGFGKTLDHNLEIVRRLDELCQLGLPLMIGASRKRFIGMLTGEEDTQGRLPGTLAVNVTAFINGAGIFRVHDVAENVQALRVAAAISGETHG; the protein is encoded by the coding sequence ATGGGCATCCTCAACGTCACGCCGGACTCTTTCCACGATCAGGGGCGTTACGGGCAGTTTTACGCCGCCGTCGAGCGCGCCCGGCAGATGGCCGCGGAAGGAGCCGCCATCATCGACGTCGGCGGCGAGTCGACCAGGCCCGGCTCCGAGCCGGTGGCTCTCGAGGACGAGCTTGCGCGCGTCATGCCCGTGATCGAAGCCATCGTTCCCGAGGTCGACGTGCCGGTATCGGTAGACACCAGCAAGGCCGGGGTAGCGCACGCGGCGCTGGCCGCCGGCGCCAGAATCATCAACGACGTCACCGCCCTGCGGGGCGACGCAGAGATGGGTGCGGTGGCAGCCGAAGCCGCCTGCCCGGTCTGCCTGATGCACATGCTGGGCGAGCCGCGGACGATGCAGAATGAACCACATTACGTAGATGTGGTCAATGAAATCAAACTTTTTTTCCAGGAGAGGATCGCATACGCGACGGCGCAGGGGATCGAGCGTCAGAACCTCATCCTCGATCCTGGCATCGGCTTCGGCAAGACCCTCGATCACAATCTCGAGATAGTCCGGCGCCTGGACGAGCTTTGTCAGCTGGGCCTGCCGCTGATGATCGGGGCTTCACGCAAACGGTTCATCGGGATGCTGACCGGCGAAGAGGATACACAGGGCCGGCTTCCGGGAACACTGGCCGTTAACGTCACGGCCTTCATCAACGGCGCCGGCATCTTCCGGGTGCACGATGTCGCCGAGAACGTGCAGGCGCTCAGGGTGGCGGCGGCAATAAGCGGGGAGACACATGGCTAA
- a CDS encoding DUF1858 domain-containing protein — protein sequence MSETSETSEITEIDGETIIGDVVERLPGGAEVIEKYFGNGCFTCPGIRMESINFGATMHGVNAEDVVADLRALLEKQ from the coding sequence ATGAGCGAGACGAGCGAGACCAGCGAGATTACTGAGATCGATGGCGAGACCATCATCGGCGATGTGGTAGAACGGCTACCCGGCGGGGCGGAAGTGATCGAAAAATATTTTGGGAATGGTTGTTTCACCTGCCCCGGCATCCGCATGGAGTCGATAAATTTCGGTGCCACCATGCACGGCGTCAACGCCGAGGATGTCGTAGCCGACCTCCGGGCGCTGCTGGAGAAGCAATAA
- a CDS encoding sodium-translocating pyrophosphatase has product MESFVSNNAVAIAIACGAAAVVYGVILIMWVLKLPAGNEKMQEIAGAIQEGAKAYLNRQTRAVAIVGVVLFVILTIALGWHTGVAFLVGAILSASTGWIGMMVSVRANVRTAEAARGGLKPAMNVAYRGGSVTGLLVVGLALLGVSGYYGIMTRWGGLNSKEAVDALIGLGFGGSLVSVFARLGGGIYTKAADVGADLVGKVEAGIPEDDPRNPAVIADNVGDNVGDCAGMAADLFETYAVTAVAVMLLGSLLFPNNDKALMFPLVIGGVSILASIIGSFAVRIGAGGGIMAALYKGLIASGVLAAAAFIPVTYWLMRTLPKLADGKVVGWGNIYVCTLIGLVVTGAIVIITEYFTATKYGPVKHIAAASQTGSATNIIAGLAVSMKSTALPVLVIAGGILLANYEAGLYGIAVAVMAQLSMTGIVVAIDSYGPITDNAGGIAEMAELPEEVRGITDPLDAVGNTTKAVTKGYAIGSAGLAALVLFASYTDELGKHVNPEALKSAFALQSAPVIVGLFIGGLLPFIFAALCMEAVGSAGGMVVEEVRRQFREIPGIMEGTGRPEYGKCVDIVTKAALRKMMLPAIIPIATPLIIGLVPRALGAESLGYEMLGGVLVGSIVTGLFLAISMTSGGGAWDNAKKLIEDGKYGGKGSDAHAAAVTGDTVGDPYKDTAGPAINPMIKVVNIVALLIVPYLTNK; this is encoded by the coding sequence TTGGAAAGTTTTGTATCTAACAATGCGGTGGCGATTGCCATTGCCTGCGGCGCCGCGGCGGTTGTTTACGGTGTCATCCTCATTATGTGGGTTCTCAAGTTGCCTGCTGGCAATGAGAAGATGCAGGAGATCGCCGGCGCGATCCAGGAAGGCGCCAAAGCCTACCTGAACCGGCAGACCCGTGCGGTGGCAATCGTCGGGGTAGTGCTGTTTGTAATTTTGACAATTGCCCTTGGTTGGCATACCGGCGTCGCGTTTCTCGTAGGCGCTATTCTTTCGGCCTCAACCGGCTGGATCGGCATGATGGTTTCCGTGCGCGCCAACGTGCGCACCGCCGAGGCGGCCCGCGGCGGACTCAAGCCGGCCATGAACGTGGCCTACCGCGGCGGTTCCGTGACCGGACTGCTGGTCGTCGGGCTCGCCCTCCTGGGCGTCTCCGGTTACTATGGCATCATGACCAGGTGGGGAGGCCTGAACTCCAAGGAAGCTGTTGACGCGCTGATCGGTCTCGGCTTTGGAGGCAGCCTCGTTTCCGTTTTCGCCCGTCTCGGCGGCGGCATCTATACCAAGGCCGCCGACGTCGGCGCCGACCTGGTTGGTAAGGTCGAGGCCGGCATCCCCGAGGACGACCCGCGCAACCCGGCGGTCATCGCCGATAACGTCGGCGATAACGTCGGCGACTGCGCCGGCATGGCGGCCGACCTCTTCGAGACCTACGCCGTGACGGCCGTTGCTGTCATGCTGCTGGGCTCGCTGCTCTTCCCGAACAACGACAAGGCGCTCATGTTCCCGCTGGTCATCGGTGGCGTCTCCATTCTCGCCTCGATCATCGGCAGCTTCGCCGTGCGCATCGGCGCCGGCGGCGGCATCATGGCGGCTCTCTATAAGGGCCTCATCGCCAGTGGCGTTCTGGCTGCCGCAGCTTTCATCCCCGTGACCTACTGGCTCATGAGGACTCTGCCGAAACTGGCCGACGGCAAGGTCGTCGGCTGGGGCAACATCTACGTCTGTACCCTGATCGGCCTGGTCGTTACCGGCGCCATCGTCATCATCACCGAGTATTTCACGGCGACGAAGTACGGCCCGGTCAAGCATATCGCGGCCGCCTCGCAGACCGGCTCGGCGACCAACATCATCGCCGGCCTCGCGGTCAGCATGAAATCGACCGCCCTGCCCGTACTCGTCATCGCCGGCGGCATCCTGCTGGCCAACTATGAGGCGGGCCTCTACGGCATCGCTGTCGCCGTCATGGCGCAGCTGTCCATGACCGGCATCGTCGTCGCCATCGACTCCTACGGGCCGATCACCGACAACGCCGGCGGCATCGCCGAGATGGCCGAGCTTCCCGAGGAAGTCCGCGGCATCACCGATCCGCTCGACGCGGTGGGCAACACCACCAAGGCCGTCACCAAGGGTTACGCCATCGGCTCCGCCGGTCTGGCCGCCCTGGTGCTGTTCGCGTCCTATACCGACGAACTCGGCAAGCATGTCAACCCGGAGGCTCTCAAGTCGGCTTTCGCCCTCCAGAGCGCGCCGGTCATCGTCGGCCTCTTCATCGGCGGCCTGCTGCCGTTCATCTTCGCCGCGCTCTGCATGGAAGCGGTTGGTAGCGCCGGCGGCATGGTTGTGGAAGAAGTCCGCCGTCAGTTCCGCGAGATCCCTGGCATCATGGAAGGGACGGGGCGTCCGGAATACGGCAAGTGCGTCGACATCGTCACCAAGGCAGCCCTTCGCAAGATGATGCTGCCGGCCATCATTCCCATAGCGACCCCGCTGATCATCGGCCTGGTTCCGCGCGCCCTCGGCGCCGAGAGCCTCGGCTATGAGATGCTGGGCGGCGTGCTGGTGGGAAGCATCGTCACCGGCCTGTTCCTTGCCATCTCCATGACCAGCGGTGGCGGCGCCTGGGATAACGCCAAGAAACTCATCGAGGATGGAAAATACGGCGGCAAGGGCTCTGACGCCCACGCAGCCGCGGTTACCGGCGACACCGTAGGCGACCCCTACAAGGATACTGCCGGCCCGGCCATCAACCCGATGATCAAGGTCGTCAACATCGTGGCACTGCTGATCGTGCCATACCTGACCAACAAATAA
- the hpt gene encoding hypoxanthine phosphoribosyltransferase has translation MITEFDEILIGEKEIRSRVTELAARISEDYVGKDPLLVCVLKGAVFFMADLARQITVPCELDFMAVSSYGSSTDSSGVVRILKDLDANIEGRHVVIVEDIIDSGLTLSYLRKNLNARNPASVEVCSLLTKPSRRKVDFTCKYTGFEVADEFVVGYGLDYQEKYRNLRFIAVLPEEGFE, from the coding sequence GTGATAACCGAGTTTGATGAGATTCTTATTGGTGAGAAAGAGATCCGTTCCCGCGTCACCGAGCTTGCGGCCAGGATCTCCGAAGACTACGTGGGCAAAGACCCGTTACTCGTCTGCGTTCTCAAGGGCGCTGTCTTTTTCATGGCCGATCTCGCCCGCCAGATAACCGTTCCCTGCGAGCTGGATTTCATGGCTGTTTCCAGTTACGGGTCAAGCACCGACTCTTCCGGAGTCGTGCGTATCCTCAAGGATCTGGACGCAAACATCGAGGGCCGCCACGTGGTCATTGTCGAGGACATCATCGACTCCGGCCTGACGCTCAGCTATCTGCGCAAAAATCTCAACGCCCGTAATCCCGCCAGCGTCGAGGTCTGTTCCCTGCTCACGAAGCCCTCGCGCCGAAAAGTGGATTTCACCTGCAAATACACGGGGTTCGAGGTTGCTGACGAGTTTGTTGTCGGCTACGGACTCGATTATCAGGAGAAATACCGGAATCTAAGGTTTATCGCTGTCCTGCCCGAGGAAGGTTTTGAATAA
- the folE gene encoding GTP cyclohydrolase I FolE, with translation MDLEKINQGVRLILEGVGEDAQREGLLDTPARVASMYEDVFSGLEVDPVSVITTMPADRHQEMVLLKDISFFSMCEHHLLPFFGKAHVAYIPSEGGLITGLSKLATVVQVVARRPQLQERMTSTVADAMVEALDPLGVLVLVQAEHLCMSMRGIRSTAQTVTSAVRGIFRTNAATRAEVLAMINGRNQ, from the coding sequence ATGGATCTGGAGAAGATCAACCAGGGAGTCAGGCTTATCCTCGAGGGAGTGGGCGAAGACGCCCAGCGCGAGGGGCTGCTCGATACGCCGGCGCGCGTCGCCTCGATGTATGAGGATGTCTTCTCCGGCCTCGAAGTCGATCCCGTCTCGGTCATCACCACCATGCCCGCAGATCGCCACCAGGAAATGGTGCTGCTGAAGGACATCTCCTTCTTCTCCATGTGCGAGCATCACCTGCTACCGTTCTTCGGCAAAGCCCACGTAGCGTATATTCCCAGCGAGGGCGGGCTGATCACCGGCCTGTCCAAGCTGGCGACGGTAGTCCAGGTGGTGGCGAGGCGCCCGCAGCTGCAGGAAAGGATGACCTCGACCGTCGCCGACGCCATGGTCGAGGCGCTGGATCCTCTCGGCGTGCTGGTGCTGGTGCAGGCCGAGCACCTCTGCATGTCCATGCGCGGCATCCGCTCCACCGCCCAGACCGTCACCTCGGCGGTCCGCGGCATCTTCCGCACCAACGCGGCGACGCGCGCCGAGGTGCTGGCGATGATCAACGGCCGCAACCAGTAG
- the tilS gene encoding tRNA lysidine(34) synthetase TilS has translation MQKPSISSSSSSNTQSSDDAMLKRLNAFIRDKGLFGDNDRVLCLVSGGADSTAMLRMLHALGGAGEPGAPRGFSLGICHVNYGLRGEESNLDEAFVRSLGDQLGIPVHAIRAPQEKRSNFQAWARDFRYLAAQNLCRWQGYSRIAVAHNKDDRIETFLYRLVTYSGRRSLVVMPPRRGRVIRPLLFLTAEEVRGHCRARGFDWREDASNQSLDYTRNRIRQQVLPRLAEISADYRERIADTLALLEDEDEVLASLTENAWRNACETFDGQDRLLASEVSLMPRATARLVIRRWLEGAGRQVRISRRLLDSIVELCSVSSGSSSLSLADGLQVERQYDKLLLVAKPAGENAAPQPATLTVPGQAVFGDFLVEAIESPSWSLGSDDPLRVVVDGGRLDPPLHVRSWQPGDRFAPLGFQGNKSIQDLFTDEKVPRRERTGVPIVISGGAIVWVAGLRIAEAFKVTAASERLVGLRVSRRNE, from the coding sequence GTGCAAAAGCCTTCAATCTCATCTTCATCTTCCTCCAACACTCAGTCCAGCGATGACGCCATGCTCAAACGCCTGAACGCGTTCATCCGCGACAAGGGACTGTTCGGCGATAACGACCGGGTGCTATGCCTGGTATCCGGCGGCGCCGACTCGACGGCGATGCTGAGAATGCTGCATGCTCTTGGCGGCGCCGGCGAACCGGGAGCGCCCCGCGGATTCTCACTGGGGATCTGTCACGTCAACTACGGCCTGCGCGGCGAGGAGAGCAACCTCGACGAAGCCTTCGTCCGTTCGCTCGGCGACCAGCTGGGCATCCCCGTACACGCCATCCGCGCGCCCCAGGAGAAACGCTCGAATTTTCAGGCATGGGCGCGGGACTTTCGCTACCTGGCGGCGCAGAACCTCTGCCGCTGGCAGGGTTACAGCCGCATCGCGGTCGCCCACAATAAAGATGACCGTATCGAGACCTTCCTCTACCGCCTGGTGACTTATTCAGGCAGGCGTTCGCTGGTGGTGATGCCGCCGCGCCGGGGAAGGGTGATCCGGCCGCTACTTTTTCTTACCGCCGAGGAAGTGCGCGGCCATTGCCGCGCTCGCGGATTCGACTGGCGGGAAGACGCCTCCAACCAGTCGCTGGATTACACCCGCAACCGCATCCGGCAGCAGGTGCTGCCCCGCCTCGCCGAGATCAGCGCCGATTACCGCGAGCGCATCGCCGATACCCTGGCGCTGCTCGAGGATGAGGACGAGGTGCTGGCGTCCCTCACCGAAAACGCCTGGCGCAACGCCTGCGAGACTTTTGACGGCCAGGATCGCCTGCTGGCGTCCGAGGTCTCGCTGATGCCGCGCGCGACCGCCAGGCTCGTGATCCGCCGCTGGCTTGAGGGAGCGGGCCGCCAGGTACGGATCTCGCGCCGCCTGCTGGACTCAATCGTGGAACTCTGCTCGGTCTCAAGCGGCAGCAGCAGCCTGTCGCTCGCCGACGGTCTGCAGGTGGAGCGTCAATACGATAAACTACTGCTGGTTGCGAAGCCGGCAGGGGAAAATGCGGCGCCGCAGCCGGCAACGCTTACTGTTCCCGGGCAAGCCGTCTTCGGTGATTTCCTGGTGGAAGCCATCGAGTCGCCGTCCTGGAGCCTCGGTTCCGACGATCCCCTGCGGGTTGTCGTAGACGGCGGCAGGCTCGATCCGCCTCTGCACGTCAGATCCTGGCAGCCGGGTGACAGGTTTGCCCCTCTGGGCTTTCAGGGCAATAAGAGTATCCAGGACCTCTTCACCGATGAAAAAGTGCCTCGCCGTGAGCGCACGGGGGTCCCCATCGTGATCAGCGGCGGCGCCATCGTCTGGGTCGCCGGTCTCAGAATCGCCGAAGCATTCAAGGTAACCGCTGCCAGCGAGCGCCTGGTCGGGCTCAGAGTCTCCAGGAGGAACGAGTGA
- a CDS encoding cbb3-type cytochrome c oxidase subunit I, with protein sequence MALHVLPQADAPRYITSAHAHINLLGAVMMLIFGVGYHILPRFSGRPLHNERLSSVQLWINVTGLVGMFVALLVAAYSTADVLRYAVAPFGALYALGGVIFAYNMWMTISGALPAPTPIKPAPKPPVKP encoded by the coding sequence ATGGCGCTGCATGTGTTGCCTCAGGCCGATGCGCCCCGGTACATCACCAGCGCCCACGCGCACATCAATCTTTTGGGAGCGGTGATGATGCTGATCTTTGGAGTCGGTTATCACATACTGCCGCGCTTCAGCGGCCGGCCGCTGCATAACGAAAGACTTTCGAGTGTGCAGCTGTGGATCAACGTCACGGGCCTGGTGGGAATGTTCGTTGCTCTGCTGGTTGCGGCTTACTCTACCGCAGATGTCTTGCGCTATGCCGTCGCCCCGTTCGGAGCCTTATACGCACTGGGAGGCGTCATCTTCGCCTACAACATGTGGATGACGATCTCCGGCGCCCTGCCGGCGCCGACGCCTATCAAGCCGGCGCCGAAGCCGCCGGTGAAGCCTTAG